In the genome of Hydractinia symbiolongicarpus strain clone_291-10 chromosome 5, HSymV2.1, whole genome shotgun sequence, one region contains:
- the LOC130644228 gene encoding terminal nucleotidyltransferase 5C-like, whose translation MTTKKMYLLSFEEVTRLDEVLANVIQIHGRGNFPTLEVKPKEFIKLLTAKLNAQDFFVKDSRLNGSTASYVLNGQTDEHDADYTYNDLDLIFNVSLSSTEDFMIVKNSVLETLMDFLPPEVNKERISSCTMKEAYVKKMVKVTNKHDTWSLISLTNEQGCDIELKFVDSMKRKFEFSVDSFQIVLDSLLEFQTVSSEVQMSSTMYPSVEAESVYGDFEEARYHLHNKLIATKSPEEIRGGGLLKYCNLLCRDFQPVSDEIHSLEKYMCSRFFIDFKDITTQQNKLESYMQSHSLDSAEQRYKYLTILYDVVENSTVCLMGHERRQTLRMILDLTNQVFHPTNYQQITVFYSVPPYIKQSMPYSGINGNEFYMLGTWKTMSKLTGPSQTPKTVNCF comes from the coding sequence ATGacgaccaagaaaatgtatcttCTATCTTTCGAAGAAGTCACCAGGTTGGATGAAGTTTTAGCTAACGTTATACAAATCCATGGCCGAGGTAATTTTCCAACTCTGGAAGTAAAGCCAAAGGaatttataaaacttttaaCAGCTAAGTTAAATGCGCAAGATTTCTTTGTTAAGGATAGTCGTTTAAATGGTAGCACGGCTAGCTATGTATTAAATGGACAAACTGATGAACACGATGCTGATTATACTTACAATGACTTGGACCTAATATTTAATGTTTCTCTCTCATCAACTGAAGACTTTATGATTGTGAAAAACAGTGTGTTGGAAACCCTAATGGACTTTCTACCACCAGAAGTAAATAAGGAAAGAATATCAAGTTGCACTATGAAAGAAGCATACGTAAAAAAAATGGTGAAAGTTACAAATAAACACGATACATGGTCGTTAATCTCCCTTACAAATGAGCAAGGTTGTGATATTGAACTTAAATTTGTTGATTCtatgaaaagaaaatttgaattttctgTAGACTCATTTCAAATAGTGTTAGACTCGCTGTTAGAATTCCAAACGGTTTCCTCTGAAGTTCAGATGTCATCTACGATGTATCCATCAGTGGAAGCTGAATCGGTGTATGGAGATTTTGAAGAAgcaaggtatcatctacataaTAAACTAATTGCCACTAAAAGTCCAGAGGAGATTAGGGGTGGTGGTCTTTTAAAGTATTGCAACCTGTTATGTCGTGATTTTCAACCAGTTTCAGATGAAATCCACTCTTTAGAAAAGTACATGTGCAGTAGATTCTTTATCGATTTCAAAGATATCACAACACAGCAAAATAAACTTGAAAGTTATATGCAAAGTCATTCTTTAGATTCAGCTGAACAAAGATATAAATACCTTACAATATTGTACGATGTTGTAGAAAATTCAACTGTCTGCTTAATGGGACATGAGCGAAGACAAACTCTACGTATGATATTGGATTTAACAAACCAAGTTTTTCATCCTACAAACTATCAGCAAATCACTGTGTTTTATTCAGTTCCACCTTACATAAAACAGTCTATGCCATATTCTGGTATCAATGGCAACGAATTTTACATGCTTGGCACATGGAAGACGATGTCAAAATTGACTGGCCCATCGCAAACACCAAAGACTGTGAATTGTTTCTAA
- the LOC130644232 gene encoding protein GDAP2 homolog, producing MDPLGLLSGITEADCLPRWSNTAPSRCPELFEERDSPFPVNQEINERVSLWDGDITKLKCDVIINSTNEALNDKNPVSERIHKVAGPLLREEVRQELQSCRTGEAKMTKGYNLPARYVVHTVGPRYNTKYKTAAESALYMCYRNVLQLSRESTLSSIGLGVINTTRRGYPPEEGAHIALRTVRRYLERNIDAFDIVVFVVEPIDESTYKRLMPLYFPRDKKEEQYAVEYLPTDIGNEEGEPFLPERQIRIMDKPLKAHNGIDLLNSFVGRHPFSAVAADHDTGRRARLEGRTQEEMDILEQQRKYSQWVKRSRTEDFTDIAKMGFLYNPGVDRQGRPIVVFIGRYFPAHAIDLNKAVSYFIHFMDSIASREYVFIYFHTLTTEDHHLDLGFLKDFYELLDTKFRRNMHALYIVHGTIWQRIVAWFFLMINAASIKEKVQFVNGVQFLYDTINPDQLELPPFIMEHDVQENGPQYHTSTTAVAS from the exons ATGGACCCCCTGGGATTATTGTCTGGCATCACTGAAGCTGACTGTTTACCCCGTTGGTCCAACACAGCACCCTCAAGATGTCCTGAACTTTTTGAAGAGCGAGATAGTCCTTTTCCGGTAAAtcaagaaataaatgaaagagtTAGTCTGTG GGATGGAGATATTACTAAATTGAAATGTGATGTAATAATTAATTCAACAAATGAAGCATTAAACGACAAAAATCCTGTAAGCGAGCGAATACACAAAGTTGCTGGACCTTTACTTCGGGAAGAAGTTAGACAAGAATTGCAGT cttgTCGAACAGGTGAAGCAAAAATGACAAAGGGATACAACTTACCTGCCAG atacGTTGTTCATACCGTGGGCCCTCGCTACAACACAAAGTATAAAACAGCTGCAGAAAGTGCACTATATATGTGTTACAGAAACGTCTTGCAACTTTCacg GGAAAGTACTTTAAGTTCTATCGGTTTGGGTGTTATAAATACAACAAGGAGAGGTTATCCACCTGAAGAAGGAGCTCATATAGCATTGA GAACTGTGCGAAGATACCTGGAAAGAAATATCGATGCATTTGATATTGTTGTGTTTGTTGTTGAACCTATTGACGAG AGCACGTATAAAAGACTGATGCCGCTGTATTTTCCACGagataaaaaagaagaacagtACGCTGTAGAGTATTTACCTACTGATATAG GCAACGAGGAAGGAGAACCTTTTTTACCAGAAAGACAAATTCGAATTATGGATAAACCCTTAAAAG CTCATAATGGTATCGACTTATTAAACTCGTTTGTTGGACGACATCCGTTCTCTGCAGTAGCGGCTGACCATGACACAGGAAGGCGAGCACGGTTAGAGGGAAGGACACAGGAAGAGATGGATATTTTAGAACAACAacgaaa atattccCAATGGGTTAAAAGGTCACGTACGGAAGATTTTACTGATATCGCAAAAATGGGCTTTCTATATAATCCAG GTGTTGATCGGCAAGGCAGACCGATTGTTGTGTTTATCGGAAGATATTTTCCAGCACATGCTATCGATCTAAATAAA GCGGTTTCATACTTTATTCACTTCATGGACTCAATCGCTAGCAGGGAATACGTTTTTATATACTTTCACACACTCACTACAGAAGATCACCATTTGGATTTAGGATTTCTTAAAGATTTCTACGAATTACTCGACACAAA ATTTCGACGCAACATGCATGCACTGTATATCGTGCATGGAACAATATGGCAACGTATAGTAGCGTGGTTCTTCTTAATGATCAATGCTGCGTCAATTAAAGAGAAAGTACAGTTCGTAAATGGCGTCCAATTTTTATATGACACAATAAATCCTGATCAACTGGAACTACCGCCTTTCATAATGGAGCATGATGTTCAG GAGAATGGACCACAATATCACACTTCGACCACCGCGGTTGCATCGTGA